Proteins from one Hydrogenivirga caldilitoris genomic window:
- a CDS encoding CobW family GTP-binding protein, which produces MTPAYVITGFLGSGKTTLLLNSAKEYFRDKKVAVIVNEFGEVGVDGKVLQNAYSKVMELPEGCICCTLHAEFEKGLAQIRADYNPEVLFVETSGASEPFPVMMSLQNLGCSIEAVICVVDSKNFHKYRENPTALHQIGSSNVIVLNKADLVDEEELKNLEGEIRDLWERYKLKNLFTGEEIFKRVAVYRAVYGKVPPEVFSGSYTMKELIDIPSHAHELKLSQEVLLLEEPVNYEELEKFINSLPETIVRAKGIVRLEHSPNPVLVNYSFGLFEIGTEVPDFRGRSFLILIGEPGHKKVELNL; this is translated from the coding sequence ATGACCCCCGCCTACGTTATAACCGGCTTTCTTGGGAGTGGGAAGACAACCCTTCTCCTAAACTCGGCAAAGGAGTATTTCAGAGATAAGAAGGTAGCGGTCATAGTGAACGAGTTCGGCGAGGTGGGGGTAGATGGAAAGGTTCTTCAGAACGCCTATTCCAAGGTTATGGAGCTTCCGGAGGGTTGTATCTGTTGCACCTTGCACGCAGAATTTGAAAAGGGGCTTGCACAGATAAGAGCCGATTACAACCCAGAAGTCCTCTTTGTGGAAACCTCTGGAGCCTCAGAACCTTTTCCTGTAATGATGAGCCTTCAGAACTTAGGCTGTTCAATAGAAGCAGTTATCTGCGTGGTGGACTCTAAAAACTTCCATAAGTACAGAGAAAACCCCACAGCCCTGCACCAGATAGGAAGCTCCAACGTCATAGTTCTAAACAAAGCAGACCTGGTGGACGAGGAAGAGTTAAAAAACCTTGAAGGTGAAATAAGAGACCTGTGGGAAAGATACAAGCTAAAAAACCTCTTTACAGGAGAGGAAATTTTCAAGAGGGTTGCTGTTTACAGAGCTGTTTACGGAAAGGTTCCTCCAGAGGTATTCAGCGGTTCTTATACTATGAAGGAACTCATTGATATTCCCTCTCATGCCCATGAGCTCAAACTCTCTCAGGAGGTCCTCCTGCTTGAGGAACCTGTGAATTATGAAGAGCTGGAGAAGTTTATAAACTCCCTCCCTGAAACCATAGTCAGGGCAAAGGGTATAGTGAGGCTTGAACATAGTCCAAACCCTGTTCTTGTGAACTATTCCTTCGGACTCTTTGAGATAGGTACAGAGGTGCCAGACTTCAGGGGGCGCTCCTTTTTAATTCTAATAGGTGAACCTGGTCATAAAAAGGTAGAGTTGAATCTGTAA
- a CDS encoding proton-conducting transporter membrane subunit, producing MERLVLVTVLLPLVSALVVLLVKSERLFPKISTNLTLLNFLLSLTLLIFGRGESLKAGSLELYTDNLGLLLSTYILLVSLVVHKFSEKYMADEEGYRRFYFLLDLMTGSLVLLVLSANLLVFALCWHLMGFILYYLLSQNLKRKEAVRYANLTFFTHRLADVPLLFALFLLYREFGTFSMTEIFGKALENGSEVLPLVTLLLTLSGMLKSAQFLFHHWIVYTMEGPTPVSALMHAGIVNAGAFLVNRFAPLYTHDKLGLQLAFIAGSITAIVGSVLMLLQSDIKKSLGYSTVGQMGYMVMELGVGAFALAVYHMMAHGIFKATLFLYSGNVIHTARHDPNIPEDEVYTALKRRTEITRAIPWVVYGVLTIAIPLFLVFFSHYIIEERLLEYKTSLVLLFFGWVTAAQVLISVFKLGRERPLLTALMAVLSLTVVLMGYVIVGHSLQKFLYPQERLVERIYEVAFASWEIFLFEVIFMVLVIGVGWFFIYNASRERYLPLYINLYTHFSRELYIHDIYDILKALFLRFASLTSRFSFLPAAGGSALFFLGTPSERDIMLLILALFIPLFPLSLLTSRVLYRFGLPIYLLFPLAGYALMQFYEPPQFAELIATFTFLFHSLRMFTVRNFKAVGAELYCSLMPVLYISESIYLLLAALLPLAVRLLGVFLEREFGTGEITYLKGLVAKMPLFSFLLSLFILLSYSVTLPVMTSLDGVTLLLFIAGSFFLSLALLTNAAKVLWGEPDGRFVYRDLLGGGRWT from the coding sequence ATGGAAAGGTTGGTTCTTGTAACGGTTCTGCTGCCTTTAGTATCTGCCCTTGTAGTTCTGCTCGTAAAAAGCGAGCGGCTCTTTCCTAAGATAAGTACGAACCTTACACTGCTCAACTTTCTCTTGAGCCTTACACTTCTTATCTTTGGAAGGGGAGAGAGTCTTAAAGCAGGTTCTTTAGAACTGTACACTGACAACCTCGGGCTTCTACTTTCAACTTACATACTCCTTGTTAGTCTTGTGGTTCACAAGTTCTCAGAGAAGTATATGGCTGATGAAGAGGGTTACAGAAGATTCTACTTCCTCTTAGACCTTATGACCGGCTCTCTCGTGCTTCTGGTTCTATCTGCCAACCTTCTGGTCTTTGCACTTTGCTGGCATCTTATGGGTTTTATACTTTACTACCTCCTGAGTCAGAACTTAAAACGCAAAGAAGCGGTCAGATATGCAAACCTTACCTTCTTTACCCACAGGCTTGCCGACGTACCACTTCTGTTTGCTCTCTTCCTACTTTACAGAGAGTTTGGAACCTTCAGCATGACTGAGATATTTGGAAAAGCTCTTGAAAACGGCTCGGAGGTGCTTCCCTTAGTCACCTTGCTCCTTACCTTGAGCGGAATGCTCAAGTCAGCCCAATTCCTGTTCCACCACTGGATAGTTTATACAATGGAAGGACCCACACCGGTCTCAGCACTGATGCATGCGGGCATAGTGAATGCAGGAGCCTTTCTTGTGAACAGGTTCGCACCCCTGTATACCCATGACAAGCTTGGTCTTCAGCTTGCATTCATAGCAGGTTCAATAACCGCAATAGTGGGTTCAGTTCTCATGCTCCTCCAGAGCGATATAAAGAAATCCCTTGGCTACTCAACGGTAGGTCAGATGGGTTACATGGTTATGGAGCTGGGGGTGGGAGCTTTTGCCCTGGCAGTCTATCATATGATGGCTCACGGTATATTCAAGGCTACCCTTTTTCTATACTCAGGAAACGTCATACACACGGCAAGACATGACCCCAACATACCTGAGGATGAGGTATATACAGCCTTGAAAAGAAGGACAGAGATAACTCGGGCTATACCATGGGTAGTTTACGGAGTACTTACGATAGCGATACCTCTCTTTCTCGTTTTCTTCTCCCACTACATAATTGAGGAGAGGCTTTTAGAATACAAGACATCCCTTGTTCTTCTATTCTTCGGGTGGGTAACGGCAGCTCAGGTACTGATAAGCGTCTTTAAGCTCGGTAGGGAGAGACCTCTACTTACAGCTTTGATGGCTGTCCTGTCATTGACTGTAGTCCTGATGGGTTACGTTATAGTAGGTCACAGCCTACAGAAGTTCCTCTATCCCCAGGAGAGGTTAGTGGAGAGGATATATGAGGTTGCCTTCGCCTCTTGGGAGATATTCCTCTTTGAGGTCATATTCATGGTTCTAGTAATAGGTGTTGGCTGGTTCTTCATATACAACGCAAGCAGAGAAAGATATCTACCCCTGTATATAAACCTTTACACCCATTTTTCAAGGGAGCTCTACATCCATGATATCTATGACATACTGAAAGCGCTATTTCTAAGGTTTGCTTCCCTTACATCAAGGTTCTCATTCTTACCGGCGGCAGGTGGCTCTGCCCTTTTCTTCCTTGGAACTCCCTCTGAGAGGGATATTATGTTACTGATATTAGCCCTGTTTATACCCCTCTTTCCTCTCAGCCTCCTAACTTCAAGAGTCCTTTACAGGTTTGGTTTGCCCATTTATTTACTATTCCCACTTGCGGGATACGCTCTTATGCAGTTTTACGAACCTCCACAGTTTGCAGAGCTCATAGCCACCTTCACTTTCCTGTTTCATTCTCTCAGAATGTTTACAGTTAGGAACTTCAAGGCGGTTGGAGCGGAGCTCTACTGCTCCCTAATGCCTGTCTTGTATATCTCTGAAAGCATTTACCTCCTCCTGGCAGCGCTTCTGCCATTGGCGGTTAGACTCCTTGGAGTGTTTCTTGAGAGGGAGTTCGGAACTGGAGAGATAACTTATCTGAAGGGTCTTGTAGCTAAGATGCCCCTTTTCTCCTTCCTCCTCTCTCTCTTTATATTACTGTCTTATTCGGTTACCCTCCCTGTTATGACTTCTCTTGATGGGGTAACCCTACTCCTATTTATCGCAGGCTCCTTCTTCCTCAGCCTTGCCCTGCTTACAAATGCGGCTAAGGTTCTCTGGGGTGAACCCGATGGTAGGTTCGTGTATAGGGACCTCCTTGGAGGTGGTAGATGGACTTAG
- a CDS encoding DUF2309 domain-containing protein: MDLGRKLWIRSLVNVSAEPIPYFWPMRTFVHHNPLHELEELSFWEAVREGERIFGGRGFLSREGYQYLMERGRIREEYLRNRVVEFLEEENLHISGLDTAELVVRLITDRRNLNPRVNRIRKDIPEDLVEFVLGEFREDPAEEMETLFTSVGKERTLYEAIDELTGSDLSSVIDDLVARSMIGFLDEGQAAVAMPRRELGLFRAWKELAKHNVRFLLRAGFGFWKLVQKFEEPEEAIEYVLQDLNIPEYLWSDYITRELSRLKGIVGFLRWRQHNRDYFWQKKYPADVVDYAAVRLIIVRAVLSFRARSIPFGADYRCLEKLLREDRKRAYLMREYFSGRAVPRYAEKLPEYFKNPESIIEEYLREKALWNAKVFLSFLYEWLSLSGIGLEDIGHSEVLGLVKLHRRLQEKEGVIWLKAMEDTLLESLVSGMKPVRREEDKVAQALFCIDVRSERFRRNLEALGGYETHGIAGFFGVPMAFVELEKGHEEFLCPVILRPGNVVLELPVRRESSTSPKGAVEEIFHDLKENVLTPFVTVEAIGFLFGFDFIGKTFLPTVYSRAREKVLERKPPTRLLLEKLGDEEIEHVVKSVLGAIVRVALDRELGIKADVRTTEEVLETILEGKELCESLPVSEERQREFFKKLRTDYRVDRGSASLIREKLKHVGFSLEEQAALIAVALKSIGLVKDFAPIVLVLGHGSRSENNPYESALDCGACGGASGTHNARAFCVMANNPKVRTILRERFGIDIPESTYFVPGLHNTTTDEIKLYDLELLPPKLLPLLERIEEDLRRAGETTALERAKELGVGQVYRKVVENAYDWSQVRPEWGLSGNYAFIIGRRELTAGMNLGGKVFLHSYDYKVDPKGFLLENILSGPLVVGQWINMEHYFSTTDNEVYGSGSKVYHNVAGRIGVMTGNLSDLRTGLPAQTVLKKGKPFHTPVRLIALIEAPLEFVKKVVGRVHKIRELVHKEWINMVVLDPERNTFYRFMDGDWVEIKSISEEVKT, translated from the coding sequence ATGGACTTAGGAAGGAAGCTCTGGATAAGGTCTCTCGTAAACGTTTCAGCCGAGCCCATACCCTACTTTTGGCCTATGAGAACTTTCGTTCACCATAACCCCTTGCATGAGCTTGAAGAGCTCTCTTTCTGGGAGGCGGTAAGAGAAGGGGAGAGGATATTCGGAGGAAGGGGTTTTCTGAGCAGGGAGGGGTATCAATACCTTATGGAGAGGGGGAGGATAAGGGAGGAGTACCTCAGAAACAGGGTGGTAGAGTTCCTTGAAGAGGAAAACCTCCATATATCCGGGCTGGATACAGCAGAGTTGGTGGTAAGGTTAATAACGGATAGAAGAAATTTAAATCCGAGGGTAAACAGAATCAGGAAGGATATACCGGAGGACTTGGTTGAGTTCGTCTTAGGGGAGTTCAGGGAAGACCCGGCAGAGGAGATGGAGACGTTGTTCACGTCCGTTGGAAAAGAACGTACCCTTTATGAAGCGATAGATGAGCTGACTGGTTCTGACCTATCCTCCGTAATAGATGACCTTGTGGCGAGGAGCATGATAGGGTTCCTGGACGAGGGTCAGGCGGCTGTTGCTATGCCCAGGAGGGAACTTGGACTTTTCAGGGCATGGAAGGAGCTTGCAAAACACAACGTAAGGTTTCTCTTGAGAGCCGGCTTTGGGTTCTGGAAGCTGGTTCAGAAGTTTGAGGAACCTGAAGAGGCTATAGAATATGTACTCCAGGACCTCAACATACCCGAATACCTGTGGAGTGATTACATAACGAGGGAACTTTCCCGTCTTAAGGGGATAGTTGGGTTCTTGAGGTGGAGACAACACAACAGGGACTACTTCTGGCAGAAAAAGTATCCCGCAGACGTTGTAGATTATGCTGCTGTAAGACTCATTATAGTCAGGGCGGTTCTGAGCTTCAGAGCGAGAAGCATACCCTTCGGAGCCGATTATAGGTGCCTGGAAAAGCTCCTCAGGGAGGATAGGAAGAGAGCTTACCTTATGAGAGAGTACTTTAGCGGAAGGGCGGTTCCCCGCTACGCCGAAAAACTCCCCGAATACTTTAAAAATCCAGAGAGTATAATTGAGGAATATTTGAGAGAGAAAGCCCTCTGGAATGCTAAGGTTTTCCTGTCTTTCCTGTACGAGTGGCTCTCCCTCTCAGGTATAGGGCTTGAGGACATAGGTCATTCCGAAGTTCTGGGGCTCGTGAAACTCCACAGAAGGCTTCAAGAGAAGGAAGGTGTTATATGGCTCAAGGCTATGGAGGATACACTCCTTGAGTCCCTGGTATCCGGTATGAAACCTGTACGTAGAGAAGAGGATAAAGTTGCCCAAGCTCTATTCTGTATAGACGTTAGGTCGGAGAGGTTCAGGAGAAACCTTGAAGCCCTGGGAGGGTATGAAACACACGGTATAGCCGGCTTTTTCGGAGTTCCCATGGCTTTCGTTGAGTTAGAGAAGGGGCACGAGGAGTTTCTTTGCCCTGTAATCCTGAGACCGGGGAACGTTGTCCTTGAGCTTCCCGTCAGGAGGGAGAGCTCCACCTCACCAAAGGGAGCTGTAGAGGAGATATTCCATGACCTGAAGGAGAACGTCCTTACTCCATTCGTTACAGTTGAAGCCATAGGTTTTCTCTTCGGTTTTGACTTTATAGGTAAGACTTTCCTGCCCACAGTCTATTCACGGGCGAGGGAGAAGGTTCTGGAGCGGAAACCTCCCACCCGTTTGCTTCTGGAGAAGCTTGGTGATGAGGAGATAGAGCATGTTGTGAAGTCTGTTCTTGGAGCTATCGTTAGAGTAGCCCTTGACAGGGAGTTAGGAATAAAAGCTGACGTGAGGACAACCGAAGAGGTTTTGGAAACCATCCTTGAGGGTAAGGAGCTCTGTGAAAGCCTTCCTGTGAGTGAAGAGAGGCAGAGGGAGTTCTTCAAGAAGCTCAGAACAGATTACAGGGTGGACAGAGGGTCTGCAAGCCTCATAAGGGAGAAACTCAAGCACGTAGGTTTCTCTCTGGAGGAGCAGGCTGCTCTGATAGCTGTTGCTCTGAAGTCAATAGGTCTGGTTAAAGACTTTGCTCCTATAGTCCTGGTTCTGGGACACGGCAGCAGGTCTGAAAACAACCCTTACGAATCCGCCCTGGACTGCGGAGCCTGCGGTGGGGCTTCGGGAACCCATAACGCCCGGGCTTTCTGTGTAATGGCGAACAATCCAAAGGTAAGAACCATACTCAGGGAGAGGTTTGGCATAGATATACCAGAGAGCACCTACTTCGTTCCAGGGTTGCACAACACCACAACGGATGAGATTAAACTCTATGACCTTGAACTTCTACCTCCCAAGCTTTTACCCCTCTTGGAGAGGATAGAGGAGGACCTCAGGAGAGCCGGGGAGACCACAGCCCTGGAGAGAGCCAAGGAACTCGGTGTGGGGCAGGTCTATAGAAAGGTGGTGGAGAACGCCTATGACTGGTCCCAGGTCCGCCCCGAGTGGGGACTCTCGGGCAACTACGCCTTTATAATCGGAAGGAGGGAGCTTACCGCCGGTATGAATCTGGGTGGAAAGGTGTTCCTCCACTCCTACGATTACAAGGTGGACCCAAAAGGTTTCCTCCTGGAGAACATACTTTCGGGACCTCTGGTGGTAGGACAGTGGATAAACATGGAGCACTACTTTTCCACGACGGACAACGAAGTCTACGGGAGCGGTAGTAAAGTCTATCATAACGTTGCAGGAAGGATAGGAGTGATGACCGGAAATCTGAGCGACCTCAGGACGGGACTCCCGGCTCAGACAGTCTTGAAAAAGGGAAAACCCTTCCACACCCCCGTGAGGTTGATAGCTCTGATTGAAGCACCCTTGGAGTTTGTGAAGAAGGTGGTGGGCAGAGTCCACAAGATAAGGGAACTGGTCCATAAAGAATGGATAAACATGGTAGTTCTTGACCCGGAGAGGAATACCTTTTACAGGTTTATGGATGGAGATTGGGTTGAGATAAAGAGCATATCCGAGGAGGTAAAAACATGA
- a CDS encoding DUF190 domain-containing protein: MKDLKLYSMKKVEIIVRGEDIDFVIDILERAGISGYTIFHNLSGKGSHGFHEGHLLFNEEDTLVMVVSVMPEEKALSILEGLTPFLNKHSGVVFISDTMVSRLEKFKR; the protein is encoded by the coding sequence ATGAAAGACCTGAAGCTCTATTCTATGAAGAAGGTTGAGATAATAGTCCGGGGAGAGGATATAGATTTTGTTATTGACATCCTGGAAAGAGCTGGAATAAGCGGTTACACCATATTTCACAACCTTTCAGGTAAAGGCAGCCATGGTTTTCATGAAGGACACCTCCTCTTTAACGAAGAGGATACACTGGTTATGGTGGTTTCGGTCATGCCCGAGGAGAAAGCCCTCTCTATTCTGGAAGGGCTAACGCCCTTTCTTAACAAGCACTCTGGGGTAGTATTTATTTCCGACACAATGGTGAGCAGGCTTGAAAAGTTCAAGAGATAG
- a CDS encoding endonuclease III domain-containing protein codes for MKSSRDSLLQVFKLLLVSYGKQNWWPVDREYHRKEGSDPREEIVIGAILTQNTSWRNVEKALQNLKRVKALSFKRIIDITPEALQELIRPAGYYRQKAVYLKEVAFRLYPVSKVEKVSREELLEIKGIGRETADTILLYAGNRPYFVIDAYTKRIVKRVFGIEDNYEGLRKFFEENLPEDIELYKEFHALLDEHAKRFCKKIPQCEGCILTQLCTQPLR; via the coding sequence TTGAAAAGTTCAAGAGATAGTTTACTTCAGGTCTTTAAACTCCTTCTGGTCTCTTATGGAAAACAGAATTGGTGGCCTGTAGACAGAGAGTATCACAGGAAGGAAGGAAGTGACCCCAGAGAGGAGATAGTTATCGGTGCCATACTAACCCAGAACACCTCCTGGAGGAACGTTGAAAAAGCCCTTCAGAACTTGAAAAGGGTAAAGGCTCTCTCCTTCAAAAGGATTATAGATATCACTCCTGAAGCTCTCCAGGAGCTCATAAGACCAGCGGGTTACTACAGACAGAAAGCCGTATATTTAAAAGAGGTGGCTTTTAGGCTTTACCCGGTGTCAAAGGTTGAAAAAGTAAGCAGGGAGGAACTCCTTGAGATAAAGGGTATAGGAAGGGAAACCGCAGACACGATTCTCTTGTATGCAGGAAATAGACCTTACTTCGTTATAGACGCCTACACTAAGAGGATAGTTAAAAGGGTATTCGGGATAGAGGACAATTACGAGGGGCTTAGGAAATTCTTTGAGGAAAATTTGCCTGAGGACATAGAACTTTACAAGGAGTTCCATGCTCTTTTAGATGAGCACGCCAAGAGGTTCTGCAAAAAGATTCCCCAATGCGAAGGCTGCATTCTCACTCAGCTCTGTACTCAGCCTTTGAGGTAG
- a CDS encoding 6-pyruvoyl trahydropterin synthase family protein, translated as MRWEISKTFRFEAGHRVWKQNLTYGRGAEFTRNVEVPQNKCVNLHGHSYLLEVTVGSDTLSEQDMVMDFYHIKNALKELIDRIDHSFIVDRNDPIYPELEEVATKYGAMKVFPVDFCPTAEALAKFFYDFLTERLKDAGLLGEVQVVKVVLWETSTSKAEYRAE; from the coding sequence GTGAGATGGGAGATATCAAAAACCTTCAGGTTTGAAGCGGGGCACAGGGTATGGAAGCAAAATCTCACCTACGGTAGGGGTGCAGAGTTTACAAGAAACGTGGAAGTTCCCCAGAACAAGTGTGTAAATCTGCACGGTCACAGTTACCTTCTGGAGGTTACCGTTGGTTCTGATACCCTCAGCGAGCAGGACATGGTTATGGACTTCTACCACATAAAGAACGCCCTTAAAGAGCTTATAGATAGGATAGACCACAGTTTCATAGTGGACAGGAACGACCCTATATATCCTGAGCTGGAGGAAGTGGCTACTAAGTACGGGGCAATGAAGGTCTTTCCTGTGGATTTTTGCCCAACAGCAGAAGCCCTCGCAAAGTTCTTCTATGACTTCCTCACTGAAAGGCTTAAGGATGCAGGGCTTTTGGGCGAGGTTCAGGTAGTTAAGGTTGTTCTCTGGGAGACCTCTACCTCAAAGGCTGAGTACAGAGCTGAGTGA
- a CDS encoding sulfurtransferase TusB, with protein MVNTLWLVRKLGDFSSELLSDNDVVILIQDGVLRWPTRKGWYVCKEDALARGLKVPEEFMKGYEEIVELIEASRRVIVW; from the coding sequence ATGGTGAACACCCTCTGGCTTGTCAGAAAGCTGGGAGACTTCTCCTCAGAGCTTCTCTCCGACAACGATGTGGTTATCCTTATACAGGATGGTGTTCTCAGGTGGCCTACCCGAAAGGGATGGTACGTTTGTAAAGAGGATGCGCTAGCCAGAGGCTTGAAAGTTCCCGAAGAATTTATGAAGGGGTATGAGGAGATAGTTGAGCTCATTGAGGCTTCAAGGAGGGTTATAGTCTGGTGA
- a CDS encoding DsrE family protein, which produces MKVVFILKGDPFSWKAHEAFRIAIAVGMNHELTFVLIRDGVYTLTRWSPEELGVETFEKFYDVLEHVNIELVVEDASIQERGLKEADFVCQVKVKSAEEISELINSAEVVYVW; this is translated from the coding sequence ATGAAAGTCGTATTCATACTTAAGGGAGACCCCTTTTCCTGGAAGGCTCACGAGGCGTTTAGAATAGCTATTGCTGTCGGCATGAACCATGAGCTTACCTTTGTCCTTATAAGGGATGGCGTTTATACCCTTACCAGATGGTCTCCGGAGGAGCTTGGTGTTGAAACCTTTGAAAAGTTTTATGACGTGCTTGAGCATGTCAACATAGAGCTGGTGGTTGAGGATGCATCTATCCAGGAGAGAGGCTTAAAGGAGGCAGATTTCGTGTGCCAGGTCAAGGTTAAGTCTGCCGAGGAGATAAGTGAGCTGATAAACTCTGCGGAGGTGGTTTACGTATGGTGA
- a CDS encoding DsrE family protein, with product MRVLIVITSVPFAKDYNTILNIAKKLRDKGHDVSIFLSGNGSYYLIRPDASQLSELGVKVYFCAHSAHQRGVDKLPGWAQSSSTYNLSRMMGEFDKVIVFN from the coding sequence ATGAGGGTTCTTATAGTTATAACAAGTGTACCCTTCGCAAAAGACTATAACACTATCCTGAACATAGCTAAGAAGCTAAGGGATAAGGGACACGACGTTTCTATTTTTCTTTCTGGTAACGGTTCTTACTACCTTATAAGACCAGATGCTTCTCAGCTCTCGGAGCTGGGTGTGAAGGTATACTTCTGTGCCCACTCTGCCCACCAGAGAGGGGTGGACAAGCTTCCGGGATGGGCACAGAGCAGCTCCACCTATAACCTCTCCCGCATGATGGGTGAGTTTGATAAAGTGATAGTTTTCAACTGA
- a CDS encoding sulfurtransferase TusA family protein — protein MQEVKVDKELDIRGEVCPFTFVKSKLVLEQMDEGEVLRVLIDYEPSAENVPKSMREEGQDVIAVNKIGENLWEIIVRKKR, from the coding sequence ATGCAGGAAGTAAAGGTTGATAAAGAGCTTGATATTAGAGGTGAGGTTTGTCCCTTCACCTTTGTGAAGAGCAAGCTTGTCCTTGAGCAGATGGACGAAGGGGAAGTTCTCAGGGTTCTTATAGATTACGAGCCCTCAGCGGAGAACGTTCCCAAGAGTATGAGAGAGGAAGGGCAAGATGTCATAGCGGTTAACAAGATAGGGGAAAACCTCTGGGAGATAATAGTAAGAAAGAAGAGATGA
- a CDS encoding bifunctional riboflavin kinase/FAD synthetase: MKPFFLKLSEQRCPIGVDLLERVSEDTALIVGNFDGLHLGHKYLIDTLKRRAHEKGLKSMVVTFCPHPLKVLAPRLFLCELSTAEEKMELLKEEGIDYLCFIRFDEDFSRMSAKDFLEEVIYRRLGCKYLLVGYDWRFGYRREGEIELAKEVGERLGFEVELAKPFKKNGHIVSSTLVRRLLSEGRLEEAAQFLGRRYWIRREVIKGDGRGSRIGFPTANLKDTEELCLKEGVYAVLVDDGLPGVANFGFRPTFEGSKRVLEVHIPNFSGDLRGKSIKVEFIRFLREERKFPSVEELKSQIEKDVQLALAVVSPAS; the protein is encoded by the coding sequence ATGAAACCTTTTTTTCTTAAGTTATCGGAGCAAAGGTGTCCTATAGGGGTTGACCTTCTGGAGAGAGTAAGTGAGGATACAGCTCTGATAGTGGGAAACTTTGACGGACTCCACCTGGGACATAAGTACCTCATAGATACTCTTAAGAGAAGAGCTCACGAGAAAGGATTAAAGTCTATGGTCGTTACCTTCTGCCCACATCCTTTAAAGGTTCTTGCACCTAGGCTGTTTCTGTGTGAGCTTTCAACTGCCGAGGAGAAGATGGAACTTCTTAAGGAGGAAGGGATAGATTATTTATGCTTCATAAGGTTTGATGAAGACTTCTCTCGTATGAGTGCAAAAGACTTTCTTGAAGAGGTGATATACCGCAGGCTTGGGTGTAAGTATCTCCTTGTTGGGTACGACTGGAGGTTCGGCTATCGCAGGGAGGGTGAGATAGAGCTTGCTAAAGAGGTAGGTGAAAGGCTTGGCTTTGAGGTTGAACTTGCAAAACCCTTTAAGAAGAACGGGCATATAGTTAGCAGTACCCTTGTCAGGCGTTTGTTGTCTGAGGGGAGGCTTGAAGAGGCTGCACAATTCCTCGGTAGGAGATACTGGATAAGGAGAGAGGTAATCAAGGGGGATGGAAGAGGCTCAAGGATAGGTTTCCCTACGGCAAATCTGAAAGATACGGAGGAACTCTGTTTAAAAGAAGGTGTGTACGCCGTTTTAGTTGATGATGGACTGCCCGGTGTTGCAAACTTCGGTTTCAGGCCCACCTTTGAGGGGAGCAAGAGGGTTCTTGAAGTGCACATTCCTAACTTCTCAGGAGATTTAAGGGGCAAGAGCATAAAGGTTGAGTTTATAAGGTTCCTGAGGGAAGAGAGAAAGTTTCCCTCGGTAGAGGAGTTGAAGTCTCAGATTGAGAAGGATGTTCAGTTGGCTTTGGCGGTAGTCTCTCCTGCTTCGTAG
- a CDS encoding histidine triad nucleotide-binding protein: MEHESCIFCKIVKGEIPSKKVYEDESVYAFHDINPVAPVHILIIPKKHIFGIQELEERDECLVGHMFYVAKKIAQEQGLAPDESLNGGYRLVFNVGKDAGQSVFHLHLHLIGGRAMGWPPG, translated from the coding sequence ATGGAGCACGAGAGCTGTATCTTTTGCAAGATAGTGAAGGGGGAAATCCCCTCAAAGAAAGTTTATGAAGACGAAAGTGTTTACGCCTTTCACGACATCAACCCGGTTGCCCCGGTCCATATACTCATAATTCCCAAAAAGCACATATTCGGTATCCAAGAGCTGGAAGAGAGGGACGAGTGCCTTGTAGGGCATATGTTCTATGTGGCAAAGAAGATAGCTCAGGAGCAGGGGCTTGCTCCAGATGAAAGCTTGAACGGTGGGTACAGGCTGGTCTTTAACGTTGGTAAGGATGCTGGACAGAGTGTTTTTCACCTTCACCTCCACCTAATAGGCGGAAGGGCTATGGGCTGGCCTCCGGGATAA